In Leptolyngbya sp. NIES-2104, the genomic window CAACGACCAGACGGCAGTATCGACAATGAGGCTCATGCTTGCCGACGGTGTTGCTTGTAGTCGTAGTCTGGATCATAGTCAATCGTGCCAAAGAGGTCTAGCACTTTGAGACGCTTACGACGTTGAATATATTCGCGCAACGCGGTTTCGACTACAGCATCAGGAGTTGTCTGCTCGTCAAGGGCGAGTGCCTCTTGAAGCAAAGCATCGTTTATGTCGAGTGATGTCGCCATGATTGCACCTCAGCAACGATTAGTAAGCTCATTTTACAGCTTAGAGGGGCAGAACATGAGATTTCAGTTCGTTAAGGGTTCTCATCTGCAATATTCAGAATTACGCATGGTTCTGGTCTTTCTTGGGAGTTTGCCTCGCTCCAATTACTGCAATCGTGCTACTCGTCAAAAATTCAGCCAATCAGCGATCGCAGAAAAATCTTTACCGACAAGAGACGGAAGGCTGAGGAATTCCACTGGGATGATTGGCGACAAGGGCAATCGTTCCATCTCGATCGCGAATCCATCCCTGTGCTTCTACGATCTGAGGAGTCGGATCAGGGATTGTCGATCGAACTTGTCTTGGTGCTCGATCGTCTAACCAAACACTCTCGCCCATCAACGGTTGGCGCGGGTCTTCGGGCAATCCTCCGCGACCTGTAATCGCAAACGAATTGCCTTCATCCGCAGGACAGACCGCTGCAATTAATCCGCTCGTATCCTGTAGCTCTGTGGGTAACTGCACCAGTCCTTGGCTTGGATCAACATCTGGTCTGTTCAGCACGATCGTGCCACTGATGCCAAATTGCGAACTGGCGGTAATGCTGCTCAATCCGGTCGTGGTACTCGATCGCGGTTCAATGCCGAAGAGTCCTTGTGTGGTGATGCGAATGTTGCCGCCACGACCCGTGAAGGCATTGGCTGTGATATTACTGTTTTCTTCAGGCACAGCGACAATTAAATTGCTGTTTAAAGTAATATTGCCACCATCTCCACCAGCTTGATCCGTTCCCGCCGTGGTCGAGATGAAACTACCGCGTCGCAACAGCAGCAGGTCGGGCACTTGCAGGGTAATGTTACCTCCCTGTCCTGATGCCGTTTGTGCCTCAATCGATCCCTGGGTGTCGAGGCGAAGCTGTCGAGTCGTTACCTCTAAGTCGCCTGCTGCCCCCTGACCTTCAGAGGAGGTGGATAACTGCGCTCCATTCGTGATGGAAAATCGCTCGGTATTAATTGCGATCGTTCCTCCCTGACCGATCGCTCCAGATACCACCTGGCTACTAGCAGCGCTGCTAGATCCATTAGTGCCCACCCCATCGAAGGACACGGCATCTCTCGCCGTAATCGTGACATTTCCGGCATCTCCCCGTCCAAACGTGCTAGCGCTCACTGCCGCCCCGTTGGTAACAGAGAGCGTCCCGGTGGTGATGCTGACGTTTCCTCCCTGACCAATGCCTCTAGATCGTACCTGGCTACCAGCACCGCTGCTAAATCCATTGCTGCTCACGCCATCGAAGGACACAGCATTTCTCGCCATAATCGTGATATTTCCGGCATTACCTTGTCCACCCGCGGCAGCAACCACTGCCGCCCCGTTGGCAACAGAGAGCGTACCTGTGGTGATGGTGACGTTTCCTCCCTGACCAATGCCTCGAAATGCCACCGAGCTAAAAGCACCGCTGCCAAATCCATTGCTGTCCACCCCGTTAAAGGACATAGCATCGCTTGCCGTAATCGTGATATTTCCGGCATTGCCTTGTCCAGATGTGTTAGTAACCACTGCCGCTCCGTTGGTGAAAGAAAGTGTACCTGTGGTGATGGTGACGTTGCCGCCCTGACCGATGCCTCCAGATTGCACCGAGCTAAAAGCACCGCCGCTAAATCCATTGCTGTCCTCCCCATCGAAGGACACGGCATCGCTTGCCGTAATCGTGACATTTCCGGCATTGCCTCGTCCAAACGTGCTAGCGCTCACTTGCGTCCCGTTGGTGAGAGAAAGGGTGCCTGTGATAATGTTGATATTTCCAGCATTGCCTGTGCCGCCTGCTACAACTTGATTGGCAATTATCATTTCGTCGAGATTAATGGCTTCTGTGGCGTTAATGTCAATGTTTCCTGCTTGAGCCTCCACAGTCCCTAACCCTGCTGCGATGCCTGCTCCTACCAGTGTGCTGGCTCCAGTACCCGTGAAGTTACGAGCGGTAATCGCAATGCTGCCACCGCCGCCAGAACGAACATTGACGATCGCATCATTGTCGATCGAGACATCCCCCCTCGCTAATCCATCCGGTATGTTCAACCGCCATTCCTGCCCCTGCTGCCTCAGTCCCACCTCACCCGTTGCTGCCACCCCTGCCAA contains:
- a CDS encoding filamentous hemagglutinin N-terminal domain-containing protein, yielding MIRFWMLVLGLMAGLSDRAFAQVVPDLTLPVGEQSQVSGTADTQIDGGAIRGSNLFHSFQQFSIPTGGSASFNNTPTITNIITRVTGSDASNIDGVIRANGTANLFLINPNGIVFGANAQLELGGSFLASTADRLVFDNGFGFSASDPQAPPLLTISAPIGLQYGNRSGNVRSQGAILQVPNGQTLNLTGGNIAIEGGQLLAPGGRVELAGVAATGEVGLRQQGQEWRLNIPDGLARGDVSIDNDAIVNVRSGGGGSIAITARNFTGTGASTLVGAGIAAGLGTVEAQAGNIDINATEAINLDEMIIANQVVAGGTGNAGNINIITGTLSLTNGTQVSASTFGRGNAGNVTITASDAVSFDGEDSNGFSGGAFSSVQSGGIGQGGNVTITTGTLSFTNGAAVVTNTSGQGNAGNITITASDAMSFNGVDSNGFGSGAFSSVAFRGIGQGGNVTITTGTLSVANGAAVVAAAGGQGNAGNITIMARNAVSFDGVSSNGFSSGAGSQVRSRGIGQGGNVSITTGTLSVTNGAAVSASTFGRGDAGNVTITARDAVSFDGVGTNGSSSAASSQVVSGAIGQGGTIAINTERFSITNGAQLSTSSEGQGAAGDLEVTTRQLRLDTQGSIEAQTASGQGGNITLQVPDLLLLRRGSFISTTAGTDQAGGDGGNITLNSNLIVAVPEENSNITANAFTGRGGNIRITTQGLFGIEPRSSTTTGLSSITASSQFGISGTIVLNRPDVDPSQGLVQLPTELQDTSGLIAAVCPADEGNSFAITGRGGLPEDPRQPLMGESVWLDDRAPRQVRSTIPDPTPQIVEAQGWIRDRDGTIALVANHPSGIPQPSVSCR
- a CDS encoding type II toxin-antitoxin system VapB family antitoxin; protein product: MATSLDINDALLQEALALDEQTTPDAVVETALREYIQRRKRLKVLDLFGTIDYDPDYDYKQHRRQA